TTTTGCTTACGATTTTTGCCGGAGGATATACCACACTATTGCTTTCCACTTTATTTATTGGATTTGGTAATGGATGTACAGAGGCGGCATGTAACCCCATGATAGCAGATATGTACACTGGAGTGAAAATGAATAAAATGCTGAACAGATTTCACATGTGGTTCCCAGGTGGCATTGTACTTGGCAGTTTGATATCCAAATTCATGACAGATTTCGGTGCCAGCTGGCAGTTACAGATGTGGATATTGATGATTCCTACTATCATTTACGCAGTTCTTTTCTTTGGAAAAACCTTCCCTAAACCACATGCTGACGAAGCCATGTCCATCGGTGAAAACATTAAGGCGATGTTCTCTCCTGTTTTCATTTTCTTATTCGTCACGATGTCCATCACAGCGATTACAGAGTTTGGTACCACCCAGTGGGCTGAGGTAATCCTGAATAGCTCAGGCGCGAGTGGCATGTTGATTCTAGCCCTCACCACTGGCGTAATGGCAGTAGCCAGATTCTTCGCCGGTCCGGTGGTAGAGAAATTTGGCCAAACAGGAATTCTATTAATTGGAGCAGTATTGGCCACTATAGGAATTTACATGTTCAGTGTAGTAACTGGCCCACTAGCCTATGTCGCAGCAGTTATTTTCGCATTGGGAGTAGCTTACTTCTGGCCAGTAATGGTAGGCGCTACTGCACAAAGAGTCCCACTTAGTGGTGCATTAGGTATGTCCATCATCGGTGGTGTGGGAATGTTCTCTACTGCTATCTGGCAGCCTGTGATCGGTAGCTGGATTGATGGCTCTAGAACATTGATGTCCGCTGAAGGATTAATAGGTGAGGCTTTGGAACTAGCAGCTGGGCAAGCCACGCTACAAAAGTTAATGCTCTTCCCATTAGTTCTGATCGTGCTATTTACTATTTTCTACTTCTGGCAAAAAGGTAAAAAACCAGCCGGAGCAGCAGCTCACTAATAAAAATTTAAAGCAGCTTTCGGGCTGCTTTTTTTTTGATCCTTAATCTGGTTAAAAACCCGCTATTCCTGACAGGAATAACTTTGGTAATCATCCTTGAACAAAGACCAGATCTTCCCATCTTCATCCCTATAAGTGATCGCCTGAGTACGCTTACTGATCTCGATATTGCCACTGCTGGTGACCGTAGTACCATCAGCAAGCAAAACCGTACATGGACCATCCACATCCAGGATATCCACTAGTTTGGTGTCCTCTAACAATCCACATCCCGATAAAATCAGAAATACGATTGGGAAAGCCTTTTTCATAATGAATGCTGACAATTATTTATAGGGCTAAAATGAAGAAAATCCTCGCTTAAAAAAAGAGAAGATTATGATATTGATCCAATTAACTAGAAAAGAACAACTATAGGCGTATTAAGAATTGCCCGGTATGGTTAAAGGTAAGTCCTAAAAGTAGGGCGTACACCTGCAGAAATTTATTTGTATCAGCTTATCATATCTCTAACCTCACCTTTCATTTTTAGGATAAAGGCTAAATCTGTAGATGCAATACTGATGCACTTTGTGCACAAGAACTATGGGGGCTATAGCTAGGCCTGATCGTAACTATCTTTGATTTACTGATCTTAAAATAACCTAAAAGCTTAAAACCCTTTTACCACTGGTGATAAAATTAAAAAGTGAAGTGGTTAATCAAAACCGTACTCAGTATTCAAGTACCTCAATCACTCCCCTTTTTAGGTTTGTTTTTTTCAGTGATTCAAGCAATTAAACAGAATAGATAAAAAAAGCCCAACCGTCTGGTTGAGCTTTGTGACCTCGTCAGGATTCAAACCTGAAACCTCCTGAGCCGTAATCAGGTGCTCTATTCAGTTGAGCTACGAAGCCGAATTGGAATGCAAAGGTACCCAAAAATCGATTTTATGCAATATCAATCCCCAAGAATTTTATAATTATTACTCCTTATTTCCGTTCTCCCTTAAGAATAATTAAGAGCAATAAAGGGGTAAATCCTTGGATATTCCCTATTTTTGCCCGCATTGAGTGCATTTTAAGTAAACCATTTTGATGAAAAAAATATACACCTTCCTGTTAGCTTTTGGTTTGATTCAAGGAGCGGCATTTGCCCAGGACAGCCTGCAAGTTGCGAAAAAACCAAAGACTCCGATCGGAGGCAGACCCAACATCCCAAGTGACTTAAAGATCGAATTCGGATTTAATCAACTTAACAACAGGTCCGAAGACATAGGTTTAAATTTCTTTGGCTCCCGCACTTTCAACGTGTACTACCAGTACCCTTTCCCTATTTTTGGCGAAAACTCCGGATACACCATTGATCTGGGAATAGGCATAGGATCGGATAAATATGCCTTTAAGGATGATCAGACCCTGTATAATGTACCTGAACTGGGGCCTGAATCCAGTGAACTCAAGGATATCAGAGATGTGCTGGGAGACGACATACAGATCAATAAAAATGTAGTAGCGACTAATTATATAGATATCCCGATTGACTTTACCTATCATGCCAATAAAAACAACTACACCAAAGGATTTACCATGAGTGTAGGGGCAAAAGTGGGCTATCTCTACGAATCTCACACGAAAGTAAAGTATGAGAATTCAGATGGTTTGAAGAGAAAAGTAAAAGATTCACAAAATTACGGCTTCGAAAAATTCCGGTATGGCATTTCCCTGAAAGCCGGAACGCCAGGATTCTATGTCTGGGGGTATTACGGCCTCAACAAAGTGTTTCAAGAAGGACTGGGACCAAATGCTACTGAAGCTAATCAAATCAATTTTGGAGTTGCTGTAAACCTGTTTTAATAGCTCACAAAGCATTCAGAAACATTCTAAAAATCAAAGCCGGGTCGTATGACGCGGCTTTTTTTTGCTTCATCAAGCGGGTTTTGCCTACGGTCAAAAATCAGGAAAAGCTGAAAAATGCAGCGTAAGTCAAACGAATATCATTTTGCCCGATTGGTCTATTTTTCATAGGAAAAGCTTCAAAAAGGTGCAGGCATATCAGAGAGGACATTAACTCCTTGACCATAGGCTACAAAATCAAGAATTTCAAGTAAGCCACAGCTATTATACCTTCAGTGTTTGCCTCATTCGAAGCATAAGCATAGCTCTTGATCCATCCACCTTGAACACCTATGGCTTCTCGGCAAAACCCTCAGTAGAATGAAAAAACTGACTTTAAAGCCAAATCAGGTTAAATCCTATATAGCAAACCAAAAAACCAAATACTAAACCTACATAGGTCTCTATAGGCTTGTGCGCATTCAGGTAAAGCCTGACCGTGCCTACTAGGCCGGTCAGCAGCAAACTGATGATCAACGGATACAATCCTGAGAAAGTAGGGAACTTGGAAGCTAAAACCACCACAGCTGCTATCAAGCCTCCCATACCCGTCATGTGAGCTGACATCTTCCAAAAGAAAGTAACCAGCGTCAAGCCTGTAATAGCTAAGGTAATTAATCCCAAAACCTGCCATAAAATCGGATCCAGCTCGGATCTTTGGTATAAAAAATAAACCGTGAGATAGTAATAAATACAGGTCACGCTGAAGGGTATGGCACGATCTTTCAGCTCTGCCATGTGAATGCTTTTGAGTGTCCCACTTAGCCTCAACCCAAAAATAGTCAGCATAGGAATGATCAAAGTGGATAAGGCGATTAACCAAAACACCCGTCCCTTGAATGGCTCAGGAATACTGCTGGCCTCTGGCACTACGAACAAAACCAGCCAGTAAACCAAACTAGGAATCACCAATGGCTGCAAAACGACAGAAACAATCTCGGCAAAAACCTTCCGCACTATAGTTCTTTTCTTAATCTAGCCACGGGAATCTGTAGCTGTTCACGGTACTTTGCTACAGTTCTACGAGCAATATTATAACCTTTGGCATTGAGCATCTTCACCAGCTTATCATCAGAAAAGGGCTTTTTCTTATCCTCACTATCTACCATAGCCTGCAGGACAGATTTCACCTCCCGGTTACTCACATCTTCCCCACTATCTGTAGCGATTCCCTCGGAAAAGAAGTATTTCAAAGGAAACACTCCAAATTCTGTCTGAATAGCCTTGCTGTTAGCCACTCGCGAAACGGTAGAAATATCCATATCTATACGTTCTGCAATATCCTTTAAGATCATAGGTCTTAAATTCGTCTCATCACCATCCACAAAAAAATCTTTTTGGTAAGCAAGAATAGCCTCCATAGTCCTCAGCAGGGTGTTTTGACGTTGCTTGATGGCATCTATAAACCATTTCGCAGCATCTAGCTTTTGTTTGACGAAGGTCACTGTTTCCTTCAGCTTTTTATCCTTCTTGTCTGACTTATCATAAGCATCAAACATCTCCGAATAAGACCTGGAAATCCGCAATTCTGGAGCATTTCTGGAATTAAGGCTTATATCAAACTTTCCATTGGTATTAGTCAGTATAAA
This genomic window from Algoriphagus sp. TR-M9 contains:
- a CDS encoding MFS transporter — encoded protein: MTQTINRTALFNASCFALITTAFTFSIRAGILPQLGAEFNLSNEDLGFINSMWFLGFPISMILGGLFYHVVGAANIMRIAFVMHTLGILLTIFAGGYTTLLLSTLFIGFGNGCTEAACNPMIADMYTGVKMNKMLNRFHMWFPGGIVLGSLISKFMTDFGASWQLQMWILMIPTIIYAVLFFGKTFPKPHADEAMSIGENIKAMFSPVFIFLFVTMSITAITEFGTTQWAEVILNSSGASGMLILALTTGVMAVARFFAGPVVEKFGQTGILLIGAVLATIGIYMFSVVTGPLAYVAAVIFALGVAYFWPVMVGATAQRVPLSGALGMSIIGGVGMFSTAIWQPVIGSWIDGSRTLMSAEGLIGEALELAAGQATLQKLMLFPLVLIVLFTIFYFWQKGKKPAGAAAH
- a CDS encoding porin family protein translates to MKKIYTFLLAFGLIQGAAFAQDSLQVAKKPKTPIGGRPNIPSDLKIEFGFNQLNNRSEDIGLNFFGSRTFNVYYQYPFPIFGENSGYTIDLGIGIGSDKYAFKDDQTLYNVPELGPESSELKDIRDVLGDDIQINKNVVATNYIDIPIDFTYHANKNNYTKGFTMSVGAKVGYLYESHTKVKYENSDGLKRKVKDSQNYGFEKFRYGISLKAGTPGFYVWGYYGLNKVFQEGLGPNATEANQINFGVAVNLF
- a CDS encoding PA-phosphatase, producing the protein MRKVFAEIVSVVLQPLVIPSLVYWLVLFVVPEASSIPEPFKGRVFWLIALSTLIIPMLTIFGLRLSGTLKSIHMAELKDRAIPFSVTCIYYYLTVYFLYQRSELDPILWQVLGLITLAITGLTLVTFFWKMSAHMTGMGGLIAAVVVLASKFPTFSGLYPLIISLLLTGLVGTVRLYLNAHKPIETYVGLVFGFLVCYIGFNLIWL